The Anolis carolinensis isolate JA03-04 chromosome 1, rAnoCar3.1.pri, whole genome shotgun sequence genome window below encodes:
- the ano5 gene encoding anoctamin-5 isoform X5, which translates to MNRVGKRENDETLIEMGPANDGEETNGPLFENISSTDSELPGNSEGLSTTETTLLISDLQGKTGRRFKLFLKQRLRIDKRHQSKDSIFFRDGVRRIDFILAYVDDPKIEGEKKVERRREFENNLAKAGLELETEDKKESENGKTYFVKIHAPWEVLTTYAEVLNIKMPIKENDIPCAVETPFNWVAWPFRLPEIVMHPEPDYFTAPFSKERQELYLIDDENTFFSPSVRNRIVFYILTRCPYGTEEGKKKFGIKRLINNGTYSAAYPLHDCQYWRKANDPKCENERYTLYREWARFPRFFKEQPLDLIRKYYGERIGIYFAWLGFYTEMLFFAAVVGSICFLYGAFTMNENMSSREICEPSIGGEIIMCPLCDIKCDYWRLNSTCETSEYSHLFDNVATLFFAIFMGIWVTLFLEFWKRRQARLEYEWDLVDFEEEQQQLQLRPEYEAKCTQKRKNPVTQELEPYLPLTSQALRFCISGTTVLFWISLIIASMIAVIVYRLAVYAAFASIMENTQTLQPIRGLLTPQLATSVTASFLNFVIIMILNFLYERIAIWITDMEIPRTHFEYENRLTMKMFLFQFVNYYSSCFYVAFFKGKFVGYPGSYTYMFDRWRNEECDPAGCLIELTTQLTIIMAGKQIWGNIQEAFVPWIWNWWGRRKARNNPENLYGRWEQDHDLQNFGALGLFYEYLEMVIQFGFITLFVASFPLAPLLALMNNILEIRVDSWKLTTQFRRPVAAKAHSIGIWQEILNGMAILSVVTNAFIVAFTSDMIPRLVYYYAYSTESDSPMSGYINDSLSVFRISDFLEKNRPEENPGNFSTCRYRDYRYPPDHEKQYTHTMQFWHILAAKMAFIIIMEHVVFVVKFFVAWMIPDVPAEVKAKIKREKYLTQKILHEYELYKLKQKLCEGRTDASMEKVVMATEGKVELSELM; encoded by the exons AAAACTGGAAGGAGATTCAAATTGTTCCTGAAGCAACGTCTCAGG ATTGACAAGCGGCATCAAAGCAAAGACTCCATTTTCTTCAGAGATGGTGTCCGACGAATAGACTTTATACTGGCTTATGTGGATGATCcaaaaatagaaggagaaaagaaagtg gaaCGGAGACGAGAATTCGAAAACAATCTAGCAAAGGCAGGTCTGGAGCTAGAAACTGAAGACAAGAAG gaATCTGAAAATGGCAAAACTTATTTTGTGAAGATACATGCACCATGGGAGGTTCTGACCACATATGCTGAAGTGCTGAACATCAAAATGCCCATCAAGGAAAACGATATCCCCTGTGCTGTAGAAACCCCCTTTAACTGGGTGGCTTGGCCATTTAGGCTACCTGAGATTGTGATGCATCCAGAACCAGACTACTTTACAGCCCCATTTAGCAAGGAAAGGCAGGAACTCTACCTCATTGATGATGAGAATACATTTTTCTCCCCATCTGTCAGGAACAGAATT GTTTTCTATATTTTGACAAGATGTCCTTATGGAactgaagaagggaagaaaaagttTGGCATCAAAAGGTTGATAAATAATGGCACCTACTCTGCTGCTTATCCTCTCCATGAT TGTCAGTACTGGAGGAAGGCAAACGATCCAAAATGTGAAAATGAGAGATACACATTATACAGGGAGTGGGCAAGGTTCCCTCGCTTTTTCAAAGAGCAGCCTTTGGATCTTATCAG GAAATACTATGGAGAAAGAATTGGCATCTATTTTGCCTGGCTGGGTTTCTACACTGAAATGCTCTTCTTTGCAGCTGTTGTTGGTTCAATTTGTTTTCTTTATGGTGCCTTTACAATGAATGAAAATATGAGTAG CCGAGAAATTTGTGAACCCAGCATTGGGGGAGAAATTATCATGTGCCCATTATGTGATATAAAATGTGACTACTGGAGGCTTAACTCCACATGTGAAACTTCAGAG TACTCCCATTTGTTTGACAATGTGGCAACCCtcttttttgccatttttatggGTATCTGGG TTACCCTTTTTTTGGAGTTTTGGAAACGTCGTCAAGCTCGACTTGAATATGAGTGGGATTTAGTTGATTTTGAGGAAGAACAGCAGCAACTACAATTAAGGCCAGAGTATGAAGCAAAATGTACCCAAAAGAGAAAGAATCCAGTGACTCAG GAGCTGGAGCCTTATTTGCCTCTAACTAGTCAGGCTCTACGGTTCTGCATCTCAGGGACGACAGTGTTGTTCTGG ATCTCTTTAATCATAGCAAGTATGATTGCTGTGATAGTTTATCGCCTTGCTGTTTATGCTGCTTTTGCCAGTATCATGGAGAACACACAAACTCTGCAGCCCATCCGAGGTTTACTGACGCCTCAACTGGCCACTTCAGTCACTGCATCATTCCTGAATTTTGTCATCATTATGATTCTGAATTTCTTATATGAGAGGATAGCTATCTGGATCACTGATATGG AAATCCCAAGGACTCACTTTGAATATGAGAACAGACTCACTATGAAGATGTTCTTGTTTCAGTTTGTCAACTACTACTCTTCATGTTTCTATGTGGCTTTCTTCAAAGGGAAGTTTGTGGGCTACCCTGGCTCTTACACATATATGTTTGATCGGTGGAGAAATGAAGAG TGTGATCCTGCAGGATGCTTGATAGAACTAACAACACAGCTTACCATTATCATGGCTGGCAAACAAATTTGGGGTAACATCCAAGAAGCCTTTGTACC GTGGATATGGAATTGGTGGGGTCGTCGGAAAGCCAGGAACAATCCAGAAAATTTGTATGGTCGATGGGAGCAGGACCATGATCTACAGAACTTTGGAGCTTTAGGCCTATTCTATGAGTATTTGGAAATGG TCATTCAGTTTGGATTTATTACCCTGTTTGTGGCCTCCTTTCCCTTGGCCCCACTCCTTGCTTTGATGAACAATATCTTGGAAATTCGAGTTGATTCTTGGAAGCTAACCACTCAGTTTAGAAGGCCAGTGGCAGCCAAAGCACACAGCATAGGAATTTGGCAAGAAATTCTCAATGGGATGGCAATCTTATCTGTTGTCACAAAT GCATTCATTGTAGCCTTCACATCTGATATGATTCCTCGACTAGTATACTATTATGCCTATTCTACGGAATCTGATTCACCCATGAGTGGATATATCAATGACAGCCTTTCTGTATTTAGAATATCAGATTTTCTTGAGAAAAACAGGCCTGAAGAAAATCCTGGCAACTTTTCCACTTGCAG GTATAGGGACTATCGGTATCCACCAGACCATGAGAAGCAGTATACACACACCATGCAGTTCTGGCACATTCTGGCTGCCAAAATGGCTTTTATCATTATTATGGAG CACGTTGTCTTCGTTGTCAAGTTCTTTGTCGCTTGGATGATACCTGATGTCCCAGCTGAAGTGAAAGCCAAAATAAAGCGGGAGAAGTACTTAACACAAAAAATACTACATGAATATGAACTCTATAAACTTAAGCAGAAGCTATGTGAAGGAAGGACTGATGCAAGCATGGAAAAGGTGGTGATGGCCACTGAAGGGAAGGTTGAATTATCAGAACTCATGTAG
- the ano5 gene encoding anoctamin-5 isoform X6 encodes MNRVGKRENDETLIEMGPANDGEETNGPLFENISSTDSELPGNSEGLSTTETTLLISDLQGIDKRHQSKDSIFFRDGVRRIDFILAYVDDPKIEGEKKVERRREFENNLAKAGLELETEDKKESENGKTYFVKIHAPWEVLTTYAEVLNIKMPIKENDIPCAVETPFNWVAWPFRLPEIVMHPEPDYFTAPFSKERQELYLIDDENTFFSPSVRNRIVFYILTRCPYGTEEGKKKFGIKRLINNGTYSAAYPLHDCQYWRKANDPKCENERYTLYREWARFPRFFKEQPLDLIRKYYGERIGIYFAWLGFYTEMLFFAAVVGSICFLYGAFTMNENMSSREICEPSIGGEIIMCPLCDIKCDYWRLNSTCETSEYSHLFDNVATLFFAIFMGIWVTLFLEFWKRRQARLEYEWDLVDFEEEQQQLQLRPEYEAKCTQKRKNPVTQELELIKRKSLHEYGKLSLLYFGVLFWISLIIASMIAVIVYRLAVYAAFASIMENTQTLQPIRGLLTPQLATSVTASFLNFVIIMILNFLYERIAIWITDMEIPRTHFEYENRLTMKMFLFQFVNYYSSCFYVAFFKGKFVGYPGSYTYMFDRWRNEECDPAGCLIELTTQLTIIMAGKQIWGNIQEAFVPWIWNWWGRRKARNNPENLYGRWEQDHDLQNFGALGLFYEYLEMVIQFGFITLFVASFPLAPLLALMNNILEIRVDSWKLTTQFRRPVAAKAHSIGIWQEILNGMAILSVVTNAFIVAFTSDMIPRLVYYYAYSTESDSPMSGYINDSLSVFRISDFLEKNRPEENPGNFSTCRYRDYRYPPDHEKQYTHTMQFWHILAAKMAFIIIMEHVVFVVKFFVAWMIPDVPAEVKAKIKREKYLTQKILHEYELYKLKQKLCEGRTDASMEKVVMATEGKVELSELM; translated from the exons ATTGACAAGCGGCATCAAAGCAAAGACTCCATTTTCTTCAGAGATGGTGTCCGACGAATAGACTTTATACTGGCTTATGTGGATGATCcaaaaatagaaggagaaaagaaagtg gaaCGGAGACGAGAATTCGAAAACAATCTAGCAAAGGCAGGTCTGGAGCTAGAAACTGAAGACAAGAAG gaATCTGAAAATGGCAAAACTTATTTTGTGAAGATACATGCACCATGGGAGGTTCTGACCACATATGCTGAAGTGCTGAACATCAAAATGCCCATCAAGGAAAACGATATCCCCTGTGCTGTAGAAACCCCCTTTAACTGGGTGGCTTGGCCATTTAGGCTACCTGAGATTGTGATGCATCCAGAACCAGACTACTTTACAGCCCCATTTAGCAAGGAAAGGCAGGAACTCTACCTCATTGATGATGAGAATACATTTTTCTCCCCATCTGTCAGGAACAGAATT GTTTTCTATATTTTGACAAGATGTCCTTATGGAactgaagaagggaagaaaaagttTGGCATCAAAAGGTTGATAAATAATGGCACCTACTCTGCTGCTTATCCTCTCCATGAT TGTCAGTACTGGAGGAAGGCAAACGATCCAAAATGTGAAAATGAGAGATACACATTATACAGGGAGTGGGCAAGGTTCCCTCGCTTTTTCAAAGAGCAGCCTTTGGATCTTATCAG GAAATACTATGGAGAAAGAATTGGCATCTATTTTGCCTGGCTGGGTTTCTACACTGAAATGCTCTTCTTTGCAGCTGTTGTTGGTTCAATTTGTTTTCTTTATGGTGCCTTTACAATGAATGAAAATATGAGTAG CCGAGAAATTTGTGAACCCAGCATTGGGGGAGAAATTATCATGTGCCCATTATGTGATATAAAATGTGACTACTGGAGGCTTAACTCCACATGTGAAACTTCAGAG TACTCCCATTTGTTTGACAATGTGGCAACCCtcttttttgccatttttatggGTATCTGGG TTACCCTTTTTTTGGAGTTTTGGAAACGTCGTCAAGCTCGACTTGAATATGAGTGGGATTTAGTTGATTTTGAGGAAGAACAGCAGCAACTACAATTAAGGCCAGAGTATGAAGCAAAATGTACCCAAAAGAGAAAGAATCCAGTGACTCAG GAACTAGAATTGATTAAAAGGAAGAGTTTACATGAATATGGGAAACTAAGCTTGTTGTACTTTGGAGTGTTGTTTTGG ATCTCTTTAATCATAGCAAGTATGATTGCTGTGATAGTTTATCGCCTTGCTGTTTATGCTGCTTTTGCCAGTATCATGGAGAACACACAAACTCTGCAGCCCATCCGAGGTTTACTGACGCCTCAACTGGCCACTTCAGTCACTGCATCATTCCTGAATTTTGTCATCATTATGATTCTGAATTTCTTATATGAGAGGATAGCTATCTGGATCACTGATATGG AAATCCCAAGGACTCACTTTGAATATGAGAACAGACTCACTATGAAGATGTTCTTGTTTCAGTTTGTCAACTACTACTCTTCATGTTTCTATGTGGCTTTCTTCAAAGGGAAGTTTGTGGGCTACCCTGGCTCTTACACATATATGTTTGATCGGTGGAGAAATGAAGAG TGTGATCCTGCAGGATGCTTGATAGAACTAACAACACAGCTTACCATTATCATGGCTGGCAAACAAATTTGGGGTAACATCCAAGAAGCCTTTGTACC GTGGATATGGAATTGGTGGGGTCGTCGGAAAGCCAGGAACAATCCAGAAAATTTGTATGGTCGATGGGAGCAGGACCATGATCTACAGAACTTTGGAGCTTTAGGCCTATTCTATGAGTATTTGGAAATGG TCATTCAGTTTGGATTTATTACCCTGTTTGTGGCCTCCTTTCCCTTGGCCCCACTCCTTGCTTTGATGAACAATATCTTGGAAATTCGAGTTGATTCTTGGAAGCTAACCACTCAGTTTAGAAGGCCAGTGGCAGCCAAAGCACACAGCATAGGAATTTGGCAAGAAATTCTCAATGGGATGGCAATCTTATCTGTTGTCACAAAT GCATTCATTGTAGCCTTCACATCTGATATGATTCCTCGACTAGTATACTATTATGCCTATTCTACGGAATCTGATTCACCCATGAGTGGATATATCAATGACAGCCTTTCTGTATTTAGAATATCAGATTTTCTTGAGAAAAACAGGCCTGAAGAAAATCCTGGCAACTTTTCCACTTGCAG GTATAGGGACTATCGGTATCCACCAGACCATGAGAAGCAGTATACACACACCATGCAGTTCTGGCACATTCTGGCTGCCAAAATGGCTTTTATCATTATTATGGAG CACGTTGTCTTCGTTGTCAAGTTCTTTGTCGCTTGGATGATACCTGATGTCCCAGCTGAAGTGAAAGCCAAAATAAAGCGGGAGAAGTACTTAACACAAAAAATACTACATGAATATGAACTCTATAAACTTAAGCAGAAGCTATGTGAAGGAAGGACTGATGCAAGCATGGAAAAGGTGGTGATGGCCACTGAAGGGAAGGTTGAATTATCAGAACTCATGTAG
- the ano5 gene encoding anoctamin-5 isoform X2, which yields MNRVGKRENDETLIEMGPANDGEETNGPLFENISSTDSELPGNSELEAALRLLNWPHVVGTASSGFEGLSTTETTLLISDLQGKTGRRFKLFLKQRLRIDKRHQSKDSIFFRDGVRRIDFILAYVDDPKIEGEKKVERRREFENNLAKAGLELETEDKKESENGKTYFVKIHAPWEVLTTYAEVLNIKMPIKENDIPCAVETPFNWVAWPFRLPEIVMHPEPDYFTAPFSKERQELYLIDDENTFFSPSVRNRIVFYILTRCPYGTEEGKKKFGIKRLINNGTYSAAYPLHDCQYWRKANDPKCENERYTLYREWARFPRFFKEQPLDLIRKYYGERIGIYFAWLGFYTEMLFFAAVVGSICFLYGAFTMNENMSSREICEPSIGGEIIMCPLCDIKCDYWRLNSTCETSEYSHLFDNVATLFFAIFMGIWVTLFLEFWKRRQARLEYEWDLVDFEEEQQQLQLRPEYEAKCTQKRKNPVTQELEPYLPLTSQALRFCISGTTVLFWISLIIASMIAVIVYRLAVYAAFASIMENTQTLQPIRGLLTPQLATSVTASFLNFVIIMILNFLYERIAIWITDMEIPRTHFEYENRLTMKMFLFQFVNYYSSCFYVAFFKGKFVGYPGSYTYMFDRWRNEECDPAGCLIELTTQLTIIMAGKQIWGNIQEAFVPWIWNWWGRRKARNNPENLYGRWEQDHDLQNFGALGLFYEYLEMVIQFGFITLFVASFPLAPLLALMNNILEIRVDSWKLTTQFRRPVAAKAHSIGIWQEILNGMAILSVVTNAFIVAFTSDMIPRLVYYYAYSTESDSPMSGYINDSLSVFRISDFLEKNRPEENPGNFSTCRYRDYRYPPDHEKQYTHTMQFWHILAAKMAFIIIMEHVVFVVKFFVAWMIPDVPAEVKAKIKREKYLTQKILHEYELYKLKQKLCEGRTDASMEKVVMATEGKVELSELM from the exons AAAACTGGAAGGAGATTCAAATTGTTCCTGAAGCAACGTCTCAGG ATTGACAAGCGGCATCAAAGCAAAGACTCCATTTTCTTCAGAGATGGTGTCCGACGAATAGACTTTATACTGGCTTATGTGGATGATCcaaaaatagaaggagaaaagaaagtg gaaCGGAGACGAGAATTCGAAAACAATCTAGCAAAGGCAGGTCTGGAGCTAGAAACTGAAGACAAGAAG gaATCTGAAAATGGCAAAACTTATTTTGTGAAGATACATGCACCATGGGAGGTTCTGACCACATATGCTGAAGTGCTGAACATCAAAATGCCCATCAAGGAAAACGATATCCCCTGTGCTGTAGAAACCCCCTTTAACTGGGTGGCTTGGCCATTTAGGCTACCTGAGATTGTGATGCATCCAGAACCAGACTACTTTACAGCCCCATTTAGCAAGGAAAGGCAGGAACTCTACCTCATTGATGATGAGAATACATTTTTCTCCCCATCTGTCAGGAACAGAATT GTTTTCTATATTTTGACAAGATGTCCTTATGGAactgaagaagggaagaaaaagttTGGCATCAAAAGGTTGATAAATAATGGCACCTACTCTGCTGCTTATCCTCTCCATGAT TGTCAGTACTGGAGGAAGGCAAACGATCCAAAATGTGAAAATGAGAGATACACATTATACAGGGAGTGGGCAAGGTTCCCTCGCTTTTTCAAAGAGCAGCCTTTGGATCTTATCAG GAAATACTATGGAGAAAGAATTGGCATCTATTTTGCCTGGCTGGGTTTCTACACTGAAATGCTCTTCTTTGCAGCTGTTGTTGGTTCAATTTGTTTTCTTTATGGTGCCTTTACAATGAATGAAAATATGAGTAG CCGAGAAATTTGTGAACCCAGCATTGGGGGAGAAATTATCATGTGCCCATTATGTGATATAAAATGTGACTACTGGAGGCTTAACTCCACATGTGAAACTTCAGAG TACTCCCATTTGTTTGACAATGTGGCAACCCtcttttttgccatttttatggGTATCTGGG TTACCCTTTTTTTGGAGTTTTGGAAACGTCGTCAAGCTCGACTTGAATATGAGTGGGATTTAGTTGATTTTGAGGAAGAACAGCAGCAACTACAATTAAGGCCAGAGTATGAAGCAAAATGTACCCAAAAGAGAAAGAATCCAGTGACTCAG GAGCTGGAGCCTTATTTGCCTCTAACTAGTCAGGCTCTACGGTTCTGCATCTCAGGGACGACAGTGTTGTTCTGG ATCTCTTTAATCATAGCAAGTATGATTGCTGTGATAGTTTATCGCCTTGCTGTTTATGCTGCTTTTGCCAGTATCATGGAGAACACACAAACTCTGCAGCCCATCCGAGGTTTACTGACGCCTCAACTGGCCACTTCAGTCACTGCATCATTCCTGAATTTTGTCATCATTATGATTCTGAATTTCTTATATGAGAGGATAGCTATCTGGATCACTGATATGG AAATCCCAAGGACTCACTTTGAATATGAGAACAGACTCACTATGAAGATGTTCTTGTTTCAGTTTGTCAACTACTACTCTTCATGTTTCTATGTGGCTTTCTTCAAAGGGAAGTTTGTGGGCTACCCTGGCTCTTACACATATATGTTTGATCGGTGGAGAAATGAAGAG TGTGATCCTGCAGGATGCTTGATAGAACTAACAACACAGCTTACCATTATCATGGCTGGCAAACAAATTTGGGGTAACATCCAAGAAGCCTTTGTACC GTGGATATGGAATTGGTGGGGTCGTCGGAAAGCCAGGAACAATCCAGAAAATTTGTATGGTCGATGGGAGCAGGACCATGATCTACAGAACTTTGGAGCTTTAGGCCTATTCTATGAGTATTTGGAAATGG TCATTCAGTTTGGATTTATTACCCTGTTTGTGGCCTCCTTTCCCTTGGCCCCACTCCTTGCTTTGATGAACAATATCTTGGAAATTCGAGTTGATTCTTGGAAGCTAACCACTCAGTTTAGAAGGCCAGTGGCAGCCAAAGCACACAGCATAGGAATTTGGCAAGAAATTCTCAATGGGATGGCAATCTTATCTGTTGTCACAAAT GCATTCATTGTAGCCTTCACATCTGATATGATTCCTCGACTAGTATACTATTATGCCTATTCTACGGAATCTGATTCACCCATGAGTGGATATATCAATGACAGCCTTTCTGTATTTAGAATATCAGATTTTCTTGAGAAAAACAGGCCTGAAGAAAATCCTGGCAACTTTTCCACTTGCAG GTATAGGGACTATCGGTATCCACCAGACCATGAGAAGCAGTATACACACACCATGCAGTTCTGGCACATTCTGGCTGCCAAAATGGCTTTTATCATTATTATGGAG CACGTTGTCTTCGTTGTCAAGTTCTTTGTCGCTTGGATGATACCTGATGTCCCAGCTGAAGTGAAAGCCAAAATAAAGCGGGAGAAGTACTTAACACAAAAAATACTACATGAATATGAACTCTATAAACTTAAGCAGAAGCTATGTGAAGGAAGGACTGATGCAAGCATGGAAAAGGTGGTGATGGCCACTGAAGGGAAGGTTGAATTATCAGAACTCATGTAG
- the ano5 gene encoding anoctamin-5 isoform X8 — MNRVGKRENDETLIEMGPANDGEETNGPLFENISSTDSELPGNSEIDKRHQSKDSIFFRDGVRRIDFILAYVDDPKIEGEKKVERRREFENNLAKAGLELETEDKKESENGKTYFVKIHAPWEVLTTYAEVLNIKMPIKENDIPCAVETPFNWVAWPFRLPEIVMHPEPDYFTAPFSKERQELYLIDDENTFFSPSVRNRIVFYILTRCPYGTEEGKKKFGIKRLINNGTYSAAYPLHDCQYWRKANDPKCENERYTLYREWARFPRFFKEQPLDLIRKYYGERIGIYFAWLGFYTEMLFFAAVVGSICFLYGAFTMNENMSSREICEPSIGGEIIMCPLCDIKCDYWRLNSTCETSEYSHLFDNVATLFFAIFMGIWVTLFLEFWKRRQARLEYEWDLVDFEEEQQQLQLRPEYEAKCTQKRKNPVTQELELIKRKSLHEYGKLSLLYFGVLFWISLIIASMIAVIVYRLAVYAAFASIMENTQTLQPIRGLLTPQLATSVTASFLNFVIIMILNFLYERIAIWITDMEIPRTHFEYENRLTMKMFLFQFVNYYSSCFYVAFFKGKFVGYPGSYTYMFDRWRNEECDPAGCLIELTTQLTIIMAGKQIWGNIQEAFVPWIWNWWGRRKARNNPENLYGRWEQDHDLQNFGALGLFYEYLEMVIQFGFITLFVASFPLAPLLALMNNILEIRVDSWKLTTQFRRPVAAKAHSIGIWQEILNGMAILSVVTNAFIVAFTSDMIPRLVYYYAYSTESDSPMSGYINDSLSVFRISDFLEKNRPEENPGNFSTCRYRDYRYPPDHEKQYTHTMQFWHILAAKMAFIIIMEHVVFVVKFFVAWMIPDVPAEVKAKIKREKYLTQKILHEYELYKLKQKLCEGRTDASMEKVVMATEGKVELSELM, encoded by the exons ATTGACAAGCGGCATCAAAGCAAAGACTCCATTTTCTTCAGAGATGGTGTCCGACGAATAGACTTTATACTGGCTTATGTGGATGATCcaaaaatagaaggagaaaagaaagtg gaaCGGAGACGAGAATTCGAAAACAATCTAGCAAAGGCAGGTCTGGAGCTAGAAACTGAAGACAAGAAG gaATCTGAAAATGGCAAAACTTATTTTGTGAAGATACATGCACCATGGGAGGTTCTGACCACATATGCTGAAGTGCTGAACATCAAAATGCCCATCAAGGAAAACGATATCCCCTGTGCTGTAGAAACCCCCTTTAACTGGGTGGCTTGGCCATTTAGGCTACCTGAGATTGTGATGCATCCAGAACCAGACTACTTTACAGCCCCATTTAGCAAGGAAAGGCAGGAACTCTACCTCATTGATGATGAGAATACATTTTTCTCCCCATCTGTCAGGAACAGAATT GTTTTCTATATTTTGACAAGATGTCCTTATGGAactgaagaagggaagaaaaagttTGGCATCAAAAGGTTGATAAATAATGGCACCTACTCTGCTGCTTATCCTCTCCATGAT TGTCAGTACTGGAGGAAGGCAAACGATCCAAAATGTGAAAATGAGAGATACACATTATACAGGGAGTGGGCAAGGTTCCCTCGCTTTTTCAAAGAGCAGCCTTTGGATCTTATCAG GAAATACTATGGAGAAAGAATTGGCATCTATTTTGCCTGGCTGGGTTTCTACACTGAAATGCTCTTCTTTGCAGCTGTTGTTGGTTCAATTTGTTTTCTTTATGGTGCCTTTACAATGAATGAAAATATGAGTAG CCGAGAAATTTGTGAACCCAGCATTGGGGGAGAAATTATCATGTGCCCATTATGTGATATAAAATGTGACTACTGGAGGCTTAACTCCACATGTGAAACTTCAGAG TACTCCCATTTGTTTGACAATGTGGCAACCCtcttttttgccatttttatggGTATCTGGG TTACCCTTTTTTTGGAGTTTTGGAAACGTCGTCAAGCTCGACTTGAATATGAGTGGGATTTAGTTGATTTTGAGGAAGAACAGCAGCAACTACAATTAAGGCCAGAGTATGAAGCAAAATGTACCCAAAAGAGAAAGAATCCAGTGACTCAG GAACTAGAATTGATTAAAAGGAAGAGTTTACATGAATATGGGAAACTAAGCTTGTTGTACTTTGGAGTGTTGTTTTGG ATCTCTTTAATCATAGCAAGTATGATTGCTGTGATAGTTTATCGCCTTGCTGTTTATGCTGCTTTTGCCAGTATCATGGAGAACACACAAACTCTGCAGCCCATCCGAGGTTTACTGACGCCTCAACTGGCCACTTCAGTCACTGCATCATTCCTGAATTTTGTCATCATTATGATTCTGAATTTCTTATATGAGAGGATAGCTATCTGGATCACTGATATGG AAATCCCAAGGACTCACTTTGAATATGAGAACAGACTCACTATGAAGATGTTCTTGTTTCAGTTTGTCAACTACTACTCTTCATGTTTCTATGTGGCTTTCTTCAAAGGGAAGTTTGTGGGCTACCCTGGCTCTTACACATATATGTTTGATCGGTGGAGAAATGAAGAG TGTGATCCTGCAGGATGCTTGATAGAACTAACAACACAGCTTACCATTATCATGGCTGGCAAACAAATTTGGGGTAACATCCAAGAAGCCTTTGTACC GTGGATATGGAATTGGTGGGGTCGTCGGAAAGCCAGGAACAATCCAGAAAATTTGTATGGTCGATGGGAGCAGGACCATGATCTACAGAACTTTGGAGCTTTAGGCCTATTCTATGAGTATTTGGAAATGG TCATTCAGTTTGGATTTATTACCCTGTTTGTGGCCTCCTTTCCCTTGGCCCCACTCCTTGCTTTGATGAACAATATCTTGGAAATTCGAGTTGATTCTTGGAAGCTAACCACTCAGTTTAGAAGGCCAGTGGCAGCCAAAGCACACAGCATAGGAATTTGGCAAGAAATTCTCAATGGGATGGCAATCTTATCTGTTGTCACAAAT GCATTCATTGTAGCCTTCACATCTGATATGATTCCTCGACTAGTATACTATTATGCCTATTCTACGGAATCTGATTCACCCATGAGTGGATATATCAATGACAGCCTTTCTGTATTTAGAATATCAGATTTTCTTGAGAAAAACAGGCCTGAAGAAAATCCTGGCAACTTTTCCACTTGCAG GTATAGGGACTATCGGTATCCACCAGACCATGAGAAGCAGTATACACACACCATGCAGTTCTGGCACATTCTGGCTGCCAAAATGGCTTTTATCATTATTATGGAG CACGTTGTCTTCGTTGTCAAGTTCTTTGTCGCTTGGATGATACCTGATGTCCCAGCTGAAGTGAAAGCCAAAATAAAGCGGGAGAAGTACTTAACACAAAAAATACTACATGAATATGAACTCTATAAACTTAAGCAGAAGCTATGTGAAGGAAGGACTGATGCAAGCATGGAAAAGGTGGTGATGGCCACTGAAGGGAAGGTTGAATTATCAGAACTCATGTAG